Genomic window (Pecten maximus unplaced genomic scaffold, xPecMax1.1, whole genome shotgun sequence):
tgcagtttacacCTGAAAAAGCCTTAATTTTCCCAATTCAGctattttcttcccaaaatagacataaaggccccatcccaaactagtgagaaaaagccctgtgaTGCATGCTTAATGAAACAACGTGATTGTTAGTCTGATGAAATGCATAATCAGACATTAAGTATCCTCTCCCCGACTGTTCACAGGTAATTTCGTATTAAATGTGTTGGCATATACAGATCTAAAAACATGGATTTTGTGCCATAGTTTTAGTTTGTTTAGTGCTTTCATCAGTTTATCAAGTAATTTTACAAGTTTGATTCAGTCAAAGTTAAGCCTTTTGTGTTAATTTTCCACCACAACTATTTCAATGGACAATACATTTTTACAGGTGAAGGTGGTGATATTGGGACAGGATCCATACCATGGACCAAAACAAGCTCATGGTGAGtgtctagaaaaaaaaatgtaaagtaTGGTCCAAGTCCTGGAGAAGCTGGGGAATTTTTAGCTAGGCGATTAGGTATCGTAGATCATGAGTTTGAGGCCCGGTCAGCGCACACGTCATGAAATATTTTCCTTCTTTTTACATTTCTGTTaccatgttatatatcatatatatccaGCAATGAAGATATATTAAAATTGATCCTTGTCTATTGTAGTTCAGTAACAAttacgacaaaaaaaaaactaagtaTGGATACTTCTGATTACAGagttcgggggggggggggggggggggctatttaatatttaatgtcatttcTAATGACATCACACTCGTCATCATGTCAATATTATCAATTAATTCAGTGGTACTTATAGAATTGGGGAAAATTTTGTCGGGTTTGTttattagaaattaaaaaaagaactATGAGCACAATCTTGCCAGACGTTTAAagttcaaaaaataaaattggttATTTGATTTCTAAATATGGAAAAAAATTCTACCTTTTCCTATCAAGAATGGAGTCGAATATCTGCCTCAAATATGTATGTAGGGAATCAGGGTTTTTGCCAGGCATATTTTGGGTCCGGTACACggacccattcccaattgaaaattGGCACgtattttcccaatttcggTCTATATTTTCCCAATTCCGGTCTGTATTTTCCCAATCGCTGTTAACATAAGACAACCTAAAAAATTGGGTTTATACGAGCTTCcagtcattattttgtcaacgTTAAAATGTTACCGTGAGTCATcgtgttgttgttggttttgcGATACGCGCATGCGCTTGGATAGTCTTATTGAAGTCGTATCATATCTGCGTTTGAATCGCCCGTTTAAAGGGGAGTTTAATGGAAAGCGTTTACGTTACGTTGACTCGTTCTATTTACCGATCGCGAGGTCAAATCAAGTACGATGTCACACAATTCCAAATATTACGCAAAAAAGATCTTGCTCAAAGATTCAAAAGATTTAGTGAAAGTTACGTCCTTTTTCAAACCAAATACTGGTAATTCCCGATCTGAAAGTCAGGCAGCTGCTTCAAAAGATCTCCAACCTGAAACGAAAGTTCATTCAAGTAAAACTGAAAGTGAAACCACAGCTACAGTAACCCGTACTAGTTCTACTACACCAAATTATTCCCAAACTGAAAGTCAGGCAGCTTCAGACGATCTCCAACATGAACTGGCAAAAAGTGAAACCACAGCTACAACAGTTACACGTAAACGAAAGTTTGAGATTGAGTGTCCGTCATCTGACATTGACAATGGTGAACCTGATTTGAAACCACCTGTGACTGATCAACGACTCACTACTGTCAATCAAGGTAAATATGAGGTAATTTACCCTTGGTTGTACTGGAGTGTTGTTAAAAATGGTTATCTTTGTAAAACATGTGAAATCTTCCCGTTGAGTCAGGGAACTAAGCAGGACTTTGTGGATGTGGGAATGGTGATGGGGGATCATCCTATTAGGAAATTGAACAAGCATGACAGCAGCAACCGCCACAGAGTCGCATGTGAAAAACTAGCAAAAGCCAAGTCATCAATGGTCAGTAGTGCAAGTCCGTCAGTTTATACCCAGATACTTTCAATGAAAACAGCAAGCGATGATAAGACAGGACAGAGAAATAGAGATATTCTGAAAAAACTGTTCCGCATCACATACTTCATTACAAGGAAACATTGGGCACAATCAAACTTTAGTGATGTCGTCAAGTTTATCGCCTCATTGGGTGTCGAGGACCTGCAGTATCATATCGACAATGCACCACCTGTGGCTCACTACATGTCAACATACACCGTGACTGAATTCATTAACATCATCGGAGATGTGATGGAACGAGACATGCTGGAATCTCTCAGGGCGGCAAAGTTTTTCGCACTTTTAGCAGATGAATCCACAGACGAGCAGACCCGGGAACAGCTGTCAATATTTGCCAAATGGGTCAACGATGAGGAGAAACCAGTAGATCATTTTCTGGGGATAATTCAGGTCGAGAGAACTGACAGCGAGACTCTAGCCAACAAAATTCAGCAATTTCTTTTGGCGAAGAATGTTAACATCACAAGATGTCGCTTTGTTGGATTTGATGGGACAAACGCCATGAGCGGCGAAATATCCGGTaagaaatttaattaatttattatgatTAAACCAAATATGAAATAGTCAGTGcagtcagtcagtatatatttatatttttaaataattaaagaaagCCTAGAATTACACATTTTTAGttgatatttaaatggtaaCAAAGGTCATAACAATAACATTCAAGTTAATTCATGATTTCATAAGTAAGtagataacaaaatataaaataaaaataaagtagcaatacaaatataaaagtaaaagTAGCAATAAAAATATCTCAATAATTCTATTCCAGGTCTGCAGAGAAGGATGAGGCACCTCTCACCTATGTGTTTGTACATGAATTGTAGAAACCATAGGCTGGCATTGTGCTTGCGCCATCTGATGAAAGCATACAAGCTGCTGGTACAGGTGGACGAGATGCTGTTGGCTATATGGAAGCTGTTCCATTACTCTCCACGCAGGTTTGAGGTATTGAAAGGTGTGCAAGAATTATATGGCGAGGAAGCCTTATCTCCAATTCGTGCAGCAACAACACGCTGGCTTTCCCACGGAAAAGCATGCATACGCTTCATCAATCGCTTTCAGGCTATAACAGACACCCTTGACATCCTGTATCAAGAGAGACGTGAACCAGAGGTTTATGGTTTACGTAACTGCATCATGCAGAAGGACTTCATTGCTATGGTCCTTCTGCTCTGTGATGTCCTCCAGCCTGTCAACAGACTTAGCCTTTTTCTGCAGGATGCAGATTTGAATTTTGTGAATGTGGACATAAAGGTTAAAGCAACAGCAAACGAGTTGGAGGCCCTGATCCCACTGTTAGAGAACCAGGATGCTACCACATACTTCTCAAAGATAGATGAACTTTTCACTGAAATTGATGACAGGACCAACTTGGCAAGAAGGCAGAGAATCAATGCCGCACAACTTACATCTCAGCAATTTCTCCAATTAACTGGATGTCCCTTTATTCACAGTCTAATCAATGAAATTCAAGATGCTTTTCAGTGTCACCCTGTCTTCAAATCCTTCAAAGCCCTGGACCCAAGACAGCTACCAGACACCATAATAGAAATTGGAGATTTTGGAACGGTAATCACCATATTTAATTAGATATTAATTTAAGGGAAACTCAAAGTCAAACAAAGATTTGTTCTCGGAACTAAAAGTATTTATTGAAAATCAGATTGAGTGATGATATAGACTAGCTGTACTTATTCTAATATTATGCaagtaataattaaaaaaaacttgtcaCTCATCTTTGAATTATCAAGTTATAACTGAGTTAAATGTTTATCAAGACATGTAGTACTTTTGCATTTGATCATCAACATTGTCAGATTAATATGATCATTCACTGGCTGCAGGCTGACATTAAGAGGCTTGGTGACCATTATGGGACGGCAAAGGAAGATACTTTCAAGGGGCACGTCTCAAGATGTAATGCTGATCTCGACCAGAATGGACTAGTCACCGAGTATACAGGATTTAAGCACCAGATGTTTATATCCAGGTATAGTTCACTGCAAGCTACCATGATTGCATAATAATTACATTGTActaatatttaacaatatatgtGCATGATGAGATATCTTTTATGTTGAATTTAATactaatatttaattaatttactataatttcaaagtttattttctgaaaattgTTTAAACTGATTTGAAGTTTtactttacttttttttaaatctaagatgttatttttttactcatatttttatttcaattttattgttGCATGTAACTTTCATTGTTATTTAAGCTTTGAATttcttttgttctttttgtttGAAGTCTCTTCTTCACCACTGTGAGTGTTCCAGCTGTGGCCCTTTTAATTTCTGTTGAAAGTAAGACAGTGACAAACTccataattattttgaaaattggaaTAAATATAGTAATGATAAGTTTACTGTTGCCAATTAATTTCCTTGATGATTCTAATGTTCAATCTtcaaatatacataatttatcATAAACTTTAATGCAATTCCATTGTGATTATTGATTCAACAACCAAGAAATAATATCAATGAATGGATGTTTGACAAACCAACAGTTTTTACACCATGTctaaataaatttgaatttctgATTTTCAGGCAGACTGGAGATGTGACAGGGCCCAGTTCTCTCCTGAGTACTATGAGACGATCCAACATCCTCCAGACCTGTTTTCCCAGGATCAGTGACCTCCTTATCCTCCAGAACATTGTCCCCTCTTCCACTGCAGCAGTGGAGCGGGGATTCAGTTTGATGAAATCCCTCTGTACCCCCCTCCGCTCCAGGCTGAACCAGAGACAGCTGGAATCCCTGATGAGGATATGCAAGGAAGGGCCTCCAGAGCTGACCGATTTCACCCTTGACAAACTTGTTAATGAGTTTAAGCACTCTAAagacagaaaattaaacattctctgattgaaaataaaacaaatatcctgAAAAGAGATGCTGACTTGTattcatttgtacaaatattATGAAAAGAAACAGCTAAGCTTGcataattcatatatttttccaattttataatatattcccaaatttgatgaaacac
Coding sequences:
- the LOC117319689 gene encoding uncharacterized protein LOC117319689 isoform X1 encodes the protein MSHNSKYYAKKILLKDSKDLVKVTSFFKPNTGNSRSESQAAASKDLQPETKVHSSKTESETTATVTRTSSTTPNYSQTESQAASDDLQHELAKSETTATTVTRKRKFEIECPSSDIDNGEPDLKPPVTDQRLTTVNQGKYEVIYPWLYWSVVKNGYLCKTCEIFPLSQGTKQDFVDVGMVMGDHPIRKLNKHDSSNRHRVACEKLAKAKSSMVSSASPSVYTQILSMKTASDDKTGQRNRDILKKLFRITYFITRKHWAQSNFSDVVKFIASLGVEDLQYHIDNAPPVAHYMSTYTVTEFINIIGDVMERDMLESLRAAKFFALLADESTDEQTREQLSIFAKWVNDEEKPVDHFLGIIQVERTDSETLANKIQQFLLAKNVNITRCRFVGFDGTNAMSGEISGLQRRMRHLSPMCLYMNCRNHRLALCLRHLMKAYKLLVQVDEMLLAIWKLFHYSPRRFEVLKGVQELYGEEALSPIRAATTRWLSHGKACIRFINRFQAITDTLDILYQERREPEVYGLRNCIMQKDFIAMVLLLCDVLQPVNRLSLFLQDADLNFVNVDIKVKATANELEALIPLLENQDATTYFSKIDELFTEIDDRTNLARRQRINAAQLTSQQFLQLTGCPFIHSLINEIQDAFQCHPVFKSFKALDPRQLPDTIIEIGDFGTADIKRLGDHYGTAKEDTFKGHVSRCNADLDQNGLVTEYTGFKHQMFISRQTGDVTGPSSLLSTMRRSNILQTCFPRISDLLILQNIVPSSTAAVERGFSLMKSLCTPLRSRLNQRQLESLMRICKEGPPELTDFTLDKLVNEFKHSKDRKLNIL
- the LOC117319689 gene encoding uncharacterized protein LOC117319689 isoform X3, whose amino-acid sequence is MSHNSKYYAKKILLKDSKDLVKVTSFFKPNTGNSRSESQAAASKDLQPETKVHSSKTESETTATVTRTSSTTPNYSQTESQAASDDLQHELAKSETTATTVTRKRKFEIECPSSDIDNGEPDLKPPVTDQRLTTVNQGKYEVIYPWLYWSVVKNGYLCKTCEIFPLSQGTKQDFVDVGMVMGDHPIRKLNKHDSSNRHRVACEKLAKAKSSMVSSASPSVYTQILSMKTASDDKTGQRNRDILKKLFRITYFITRKHWAQSNFSDVVKFIASLGVEDLQYHIDNAPPVAHYMSTYTVTEFINIIGDVMERDMLESLRAAKFFALLADESTDEQTREQLSIFAKWVNDEEKPVDHFLGIIQVERTDSETLANKIQQFLLAKNVNITRCRFVGFDGTNAMSGEISGLQRRMRHLSPMCLYMNCRNHRLALCLRHLMKAYKLLVQVDEMLLAIWKLFHYSPRRFEVLKGVQELYGEEALSPIRAATTRWLSHGKACIRFINRFQAITDTLDILYQERREPEVYGLRNCIMQKDFIAMVLLLCDVLQPVNRLSLFLQDADLNFVNVDIKVKATANELEALIPLLENQDATTYFSKIDELFTEIDDRTNLARRQRINAAQLTSQQFLQLTGCPFIHSLINEIQDAFQCHPVFKSFKALDPRQLPDTIIEIGDFGTADIKRLGDHYGTAKEDTFKGHVSRCNADLDQNGLVTEYTGFKHQMFISSLFFTTVSVPAVALLISVESRLEM
- the LOC117319689 gene encoding uncharacterized protein LOC117319689 isoform X2: MSHNSKYYAKKILLKDSKDLVKVTSFFKPNTGNSRSESQAAASKDLQPETKVHSSKTESETTATVTRTSSTTPNYSQTESQAASDDLQHELAKSETTATTVTRKRKFEIECPSSDIDNGEPDLKPPVTDQRLTTVNQGKYEVIYPWLYWSVVKNGYLCKTCEIFPLSQGTKQDFVDVGMVMGDHPIRKLNKHDSSNRHRVACEKLAKAKSSMVSSASPSVYTQILSMKTASDDKTGQRNRDILKKLFRITYFITRKHWAQSNFSDVVKFIASLGVEDLQYHIDNAPPVAHYMSTYTVTEFINIIGDVMERDMLESLRAAKFFALLADESTDEQTREQLSIFAKWVNDEEKPVDHFLGIIQVERTDSETLANKIQQFLLAKNVNITRCRFVGFDGTNAMSGEISGLQRRMRHLSPMCLYMNCRNHRLALCLRHLMKAYKLLVQVDEMLLAIWKLFHYSPRRFEVLKGVQELYGEEALSPIRAATTRWLSHGKACIRFINRFQAITDTLDILYQERREPEVYGLRNCIMQKDFIAMVLLLCDVLQPVNRLSLFLQDADLNFVNVDIKVKATANELEALIPLLENQDATTYFSKIDELFTEIDDRTNLARRQRINAAQLTSQQFLQLTGCPFIHSLINEIQDAFQCHPVFKSFKALDPRQLPDTIIEIGDFGTADIKRLGDHYGTAKEDTFKGHVSRCNADLDQNGLVTEYTGFKHQMFISSLFFTTADWRCDRAQFSPEYYETIQHPPDLFSQDQ